The DNA window CCGGCTGCTCGTAGTGGATCTTCGCAGCCCACAGCGCCTCGTCGGCGTAGATGTTGCCGATGCCAGAGATCAGGGTCTGGTCGAGAAGCGCGCGCTTGACCCCTGTGCCCTTGCGGCCAAGGCGTTCCAGGAACCCCGCGTCGTCGAAGGCCTCATCGAGCGGATCCCGTGCGATATGGGCCACCTGGCTTGGTACGCGCGCCGGCCCTTGGGCAGCACCGGAGAAACCACCGGGACGACCGTCCGGCGTAGGCAGCAGGGTGTCGACAGCCATCCCGCCGAAGATGCGCTGGTCGACGAAATTGACGAGGAGTTCACCGTGGTCTGGCGACTCGATGCCGATGCGAATACGTGTCAGCCGGTCGTCGGTCCCCGGCGAACGCAGCAGCATCTGCCCGCTCATGCCGAGATGGGTGACGAGCGCGGTGTCGTCATCGAGCGGAAACCACAGGAACTTGCCACGACGCGTCGCGGCGAGGATCCGCCGTCCCTCGAGCAGGTCGACGAAGACCCCGGATGCCGCCGGGTGGCGTTTGAGGCTCCTCGCGTCGAGAACGTCGACGCTCGTGATCAGCGCACGGGTGACGGCGGGCTCGAGGCCGGCTCGCACCACCTCGACCTCAGGAAGCTCGGGCACTCAGCTCGGTCCATGCGCTCAACGCTGCCGCCATTTCGGCGTGTTTCTTGCTCGAGCCCTCACCGACCGCGGTCGCGAGAGTGCCCACGGTCACCGTGGCGACGAACATCCGGTTGTGATCCGGCCCGGACGCTTCGATCTCGTAGACAGGGGCCGGAGCGTTGAGGCGTGCAGCGACTTCCTGCAGGCTCGTCTTCGGGTCCATCGCCGCGCCGAACCGTGCCGGGTCCTCCAGGAGCGGCTCGACCAGTCGCAGCACAAGTGCGGAGGCGGTCTCGAGGCCCTGGTCAAGGTACACGGCGCCGATGAGCGCTTCCATCGTGTCGGCCAGGATCGAGGCCTTGTCGCGGCCGCCCGTAAGTTCTTCGCCCCTGCCGAGCCGGAGATGGGGGCCGAGGCCGATGGTTCTCGCGATCTCAGCGAGCGCAACGGTGGAGACGACGCTCGCGCGCATCTTTGCGAGTGCGCCCTCGGGCAGCTCCGGGTTCTCCCGGTACAGCTTCTGGGTGACGCTCAGTCCGAGCACCGAATCGCCGAGGAACTCGAGGCGTTCGTTGTGCGGGATGCCGCCGTTTTCGTACGCAAAAGAGCGGTGTGTGAGCGCATGCTCCAACACCGCTTCGTTAAGCGACACACCGAGGGCCGCCAGTAGCGACCCTCGGTCTGTCGTGCTGTCTGTTACCGACACTTCTCAGCCTTCGGTCTCAGCGAGCGAAGGGCTGACTAAACGTCGGCGACCTTGCGGCCCTTGTATTCCATGAAGAGCGCGGTGCCGGCGGAGTCTTCGACGACCTTGGCACGGTGCGGAAGGCTGTACGTAACCTTGCCGTTCTCGACCGTCTTCACCAGGGTGGGGGCTTCAGCCTTCCACTGCGCACGGCGTGCACGGGTGGAGGCTCGTGACATTTTCCGCTTCGGAACAGCCATGACTTATCTCTCTTCTTTGCTTGGAGCATCCGAGTTGTCGGAGCTTGGGTCTTGGGAGAACCCGGCGAGCGCGGACCAGCGAGGATCCAGATGCTCTTGGGGTTTTCTATCCGGGTTATCTGCCAGTCGCTCGCCGGTCTCTGGGTCGAGTCCGGGGCAATCTGGCCGGCATACCGGCTGAAACGGCAGTGATAAAACCACTGCGTCTCTGATCAGAGGTTCAAGATCCACATGGTCATTGTGAACCTCTAGGTCAGAAGCTTCTTCACCAGAGTACGCGAAAAGCTCCTGAAACTCGACTTGGACGCTCTGGGAGATGTCAATCAGGCATCTTCCGCACTCTCCGGTCGCAACAGTTTCGGCTTCGGCAGTAACGAGGATCCCCTCGTGAACCGACTCAAGGCGGACTCGTTCGTAAACCGGGGTTCCCTGAGTGACGGCGATGAGGCCGGCGCCCCAGGTCTCCGGAGCGTCGACCGTGATGTCGCGTTCCTGCATTTCACCCGGTCGCCGTATGAGGTCGCGGACGTTCACCGCGAATGGCAGTTTGGTGTATTTGGTCACCGAGAAATTCTACAGTGACCTTGGCACGCCCGCTGAGCGTCTGCTGGGTGTTGGGTGCAGAACGGATGCCGGCGCAAGCGTCGCGCGTAACCGTACGGGCAGCGTCGACGCCGTGGCCATCGCCCTCGTGATCCGTTCGACATCGGCCGCGAGCGCCTCGCCCGCGCTCGGGTCGGCGCGAGCCGAGAATCTGAGCCGCTCGACGCTGCCGAGCAGGCGATCGAGCGCCTCGGCGTCTGATCCGGTGAGCGCGACTGACCGGGTGAGCTGCGCCGCGAATCCGCGTGGGGTCTCGGTGACATTCGCTCCGATGCCGAAATCGAGCGCCGTCTCGCTCACCTCCTGCCAGGCGTCGATGGGGCCGGCGCGTCCCGCTCTGAGCGCGCGGAACCGGCGGCGACGTCGCAGGCCTCTGGCCACGCCGGGGAACCCGACGATGGCGAGAATGACGGCGCCGAGGGCGGCGATGATTCCCACCGGCGGTGCGGAATCGGCCTGTGCCGAACCGGCGGGTGTTGTCGGCGCCTGCTCGACCGGGGCGCGCTCCTGCGCATTCCGGTTGCCGGAGTCGAGGTCATTGGGATTTGCCGTTGGGCTGCCCGTCGCCACCGACACTGCATAGTCCGGAACGAAACCCCGCCCCGGCGTCGGTTCGAACGGAACCCAGCCGATGCCGGTGAAATACAACTCTGGCCAGGAGTGCAGGTCATCGGTCGCGACTGCGTAGTTGCGCCGCTCCCCCACACTCCCCACCCTGTCGCCGGGCAGGTACCCGAGCGACACCCGTGCCGGAATGCCGAGCACCCGCGCCATGATGGCCATGGCAGAGGCGTAATGGACGCAATACCCGCTTTTCTTCTCGAGGAACCGGGCGATGACGTCGAAGCCGTCGCCGTCATAGCCATCGTCGACGGGGGCCTCAATGGAGTAGGTGAAGTCGGTACTCCGCAGGTATTGCTGGAGCGCAAACGCCCGGTCGAACCCGTTTGTCGACTGCCCTGCAATCTGGGCAGCGGTATCCGTAATGATCGGGGGGATGTCGTCAGGCAGTTCGAGGAACCGGCTGACGTTATCCGGGTAGTCACCGGGTGCGGCGATCAGTTGCTCCCGCGTCGGCTTGATCAGCACGCTCTCGGCGATGTAGGTCTGCCCGCTCGCACTCGACAGGCGGCTGGAGAGCGTGAGCCCATCCACGTCCCACGACCACCGCCCCGAGAGACCGGCGACGCGAACGCTGGGGAACGGAACGGGAACCCACGGCGCAACCATGGCGGCGACATCGACCGTCGTGGTCGTCGGCTCCGTCGCCACGTCACTGGACAGCCCTGGCACCTCGACCATGAGGTCTGGTTCGTTGACCACCCGTTCGCTCGAACGGCTCGACGACCACGTGGTCCCGTCGAACTGGTCGAGAGTGAGCAAGCGGAAGTACAGGGATTCATCTGTCGTCGTCGTGTAGGTGAACTGACGGGCGCCACCCGGGCGCCGGAGGTCTTTGCCGAGATCGACGAGCGGACTCACACCGCGACCGAATGTCGAACCCCCCGTCGCCTGGAAGAGGCTCTCACCGTTGTAGCCGGGGGCGACCGCTGCCGCGAGCAGTGCGCCGATGACCGCGAACGCTCCGATGCCGAGCATGCCTTTCGGATGCCGCGCTGCCGACTGGCGCACCCGCGTATCCGCCGCGAGGAGAACAAGATAGGCGGCGGCACACAGGGCGAGCGCGACAAGGTTGACCTCGCCGATAACGAAACCGGGAACCAGTGCAATGGCCACGACCGGAATTCCGACGAGCGCCGGCATCCGGCTGACGATCGCGAGCAGGTCGCTGAGTAAAGCGAATGCACCGGCTCCCACCGCGAGGACGAAGAGGATTCCGACGTCGGCGTTTGCCGGGGTGCCCTGTCGACTGATCGAGCGGAAGCCATCCGACGTCAGTTCACGGAAGGTCTCGACGGTGTCCCAGGTGGGGACCACGAGGGCGAGCGCGGTATCCGGAGCGAAAAAGAGGACCAGCATGGCGAGCCAGACCACAACGCCGACGAGCCACCCGATGCCCGTCCTGGCACCGAGCGCGCGAGCCGTTGCTGCTGAGCAGAGAATGACGACTCCGAGCATGGCGATACTCAGCCACCACGAAGCGCCGCTGAGGAGCGGGGACAGTGTGGAAATGGCGACGGTGTAGACCAGCAGGGTCGCAAGGCTCATCGGCCAGAGGTCGCCGCCCGTCCTCCGCCTGGCCGCCTGGCCGCGGCCCGGCTGGCGTCCGGTCGCCGTCGCCGGCTGCGGCGCCGCCGGACGCCGGGGCGCTGTCTTAGTTCCCGACACGGTCGCGACCCCCCTTGCCCGTCTGCCCTCCGGCCGCTCCGAACGCCACGAGAGACCAGGCCTCGACGACCGGAGTGCGCTCGGTCAACTGTGCGGTTCGCCACCCGGCGTCGCCGAGCACCTGGGCCTCGGTCGAGTCGGCGTTTCGCAGCTGGCGCTCGTCCTGAGTGATGAAAGCGACGGCTGGCGCTGCGTTGATCTTCATCGCGGCCAGCCGCCTGGCACCGGTGGGCGATACGTGCCCGAGAACCGCGAAGACGGGCATCACCTTTCCGGTTCTCCTGATCACCGTGCCGAGGCCGGCTGTGGCGTCGTAACCGTCCCGAACGGGATGGCGCTGTGTTTCAGCGAGGGTATCCAGCAGGGCGGGCGCAGCGCCTGGTTCGAACCGTGAGATCCGGTATGGCGAGGCCCCGTCGGCGTTCGAGACAGCATCCGTCGCCGATTCGATGAGCGAGAGCTGGTAGCCCGCATCGAGGAGATGTACGCCGAGCGATGCAGCCAGCTCGACCATGCGTTCGAAGTGGGCGTCGGAGGTGGCACCGTTCGCCTCTCCCCTGCCGGCGAGTGCGGTGTCGAGCACAATGGCCGCCTCCGGGTCCCCCTGGCGCTCCTCCTGCCTCACCATGAGTTCGCCCCTGCGGGCCGTTTGGCTCCAGTGCACGCGACGCAGCGAATCGCCCGTGCGGTACTCACGCGCGATGAGTTCGTCCGCGCGGTGGGCCGCGAAGTGATTCAGCTCGTGACGGACGCCATCACCGCTCGCGTTCGCGAGCCCCGCGTTGGCGAGGACACTGACGCGGGGAGTGATCGAAATCTCCCTCGAACCGGCGATCGCCCGTTCGGCCACAACGAGGCCGAACGGATCACCGTGGGTCACCCACAGTGGCCCGATCGGGTACCGTCCACGGCGCGACGACCTGAGTTCGTATTCGAGGTCGGCGGAATACCCTCGCCCGGGTTGCCACCTGCCGCGCGGCAGTTCGCCGGTCGGGGTGCGTCCGAACGCCGCTGGTACCTGCTCCGTCCAGACGGTCACAGTCTCCAGGTCCGTCTTCGATGTCACTCTCGTGTGCACCAGGGCCGGCTCGCCGACCATCACGCTCGGTGGCGAGAACGAGCGAACAGCGGTGAGCCTTGGCCTGTGACCGTGGACGTAAACAACGCTGCCCGCAAACAGCAGCACCAGGAACGCTGAAAGGTAGAGGCCTTCCCTCCTGTCGATGAGGGTCGCACCGACGAGGACAGCACCAGCGGTGAGAAGCACACTCCAGCCGCGCCTCGTGGGCCTGACGGCCCGCGAACTCCCACGGCTGGGCGTCGGCATGTCAGGTCCCGGTGTTGCGTGACGGTGGCACGGCCGTCTCGTCGACGATGCCGTCGATGATGTCGCGGATGAGTTCGTCGGTGTGCTGGTGGTTGCCGAGAGCCCTGCTCGTTGGCATCAGGCGATGGCCGAGCACAGCGTTCGCGAGCGCGTCGATGTCGTCGGGAAGAACGAAATCCCTGCCCTCGACGAGCGCGAAGCTCTTCGCGGCCCGCACGAGCTGGAGCGTGGCGCGCGGGCTCCCCCCGAGTCTGATGTCGGGGTGCTCACGGGTCGCCCGCAGGATCCGGACCGCGTACTCCTTGACGGCATCCGAGACATAGACCTCCCGAACGCTCGCCATCAGGCGCTGAACAGCGGCCGCCGAGACGACGGGTTCGAGATCGGCGAGCGGATTCGTGACGTTCCGCGAAGCGAGCATGCTGAGCTCGGCGGACTCGTCGGGGTAGCCCATGGAAATACGCGCCATGAACCTGTCCCGCTGGGCCTCCGGGAGTGCGTACGTTCCTTCCATCTCGATCGGGTTCTGTGTCGCGATCACGGTAAACGGCGTGGCCAGATGGTAGGTCGTCCCGTCCACGGTGACCTGGCGCTCCTCCATGCACTCGAGCAGGGCCGACTGTGTTTTTGGCGACGCCCTGTTGATCTCGTCGCCGATCACGATGTTCGCGAAGACCGCTCCCGGCTTGAACTCAAACCGCCGCTCGGCCTGGTTGTACACGGAGATTCCGGTCACGTCACTCGGCAGGAGATCCGGCGTGAACTGGATGCGGCTCACCGTCGCCGTGATCGACCTGGCGAGCGCTTTCGCCAGCATCGTCTTGCCGACGCCAGGTACATCCTCGATGAGCAGGTGCCCTTCGGCGAGGAGAACGGTGAGCGCTGTCCGCACTACCTGGTGCTTCCCATCGATGACCGACTCGACGTTGCGGATGATGTCGGAGGCGACGCGATGCGCCTCACCGATGTCGAAACCCGGGGTCTCTTCGACGGCCGTGGCCTGGCCGTCGGTCGCCGACGTCGGGAACGAAGTCATGATCGCTGGAGGAACCGTGTGACTGCCGCCGGCACGTACGGGCTGACATCCCCGCCGAGGGAGGACACCTGTCGAACGAGCGAGCTCGACACGTGGGCGTGGGCCGGGTCAGGCAGCATGAACACTGTCTCAACGCCGGCGAGGTGACGGTTGACGATGGCCATCGGCGTTTCGTAGGCCACGTCGACCTGTGAACGGATGCCTTTCACCAGGACCGAAGCGCCGACGTCCGTCGCGTAGTCCACGAGAAGGCCGACGCTCCACGACGCCACCACGATCTTTCCCGCTATC is part of the Mycetocola zhujimingii genome and encodes:
- a CDS encoding YceD family protein — protein: MTKYTKLPFAVNVRDLIRRPGEMQERDITVDAPETWGAGLIAVTQGTPVYERVRLESVHEGILVTAEAETVATGECGRCLIDISQSVQVEFQELFAYSGEEASDLEVHNDHVDLEPLIRDAVVLSLPFQPVCRPDCPGLDPETGERLADNPDRKPQEHLDPRWSALAGFSQDPSSDNSDAPSKEER
- the rnc gene encoding ribonuclease III, whose translation is MAALGVSLNEAVLEHALTHRSFAYENGGIPHNERLEFLGDSVLGLSVTQKLYRENPELPEGALAKMRASVVSTVALAEIARTIGLGPHLRLGRGEELTGGRDKASILADTMEALIGAVYLDQGLETASALVLRLVEPLLEDPARFGAAMDPKTSLQEVAARLNAPAPVYEIEASGPDHNRMFVATVTVGTLATAVGEGSSKKHAEMAAALSAWTELSARAS
- the coaD gene encoding pantetheine-phosphate adenylyltransferase translates to MQRIAVVPGSFDPVTLGHLDVIERAAGLFDELHVLVVHNPSKVALLPISERVALLEESIRDAGIAGKIVVASWSVGLLVDYATDVGASVLVKGIRSQVDVAYETPMAIVNRHLAGVETVFMLPDPAHAHVSSSLVRQVSSLGGDVSPYVPAAVTRFLQRS
- a CDS encoding DUF58 domain-containing protein, which translates into the protein MLLTAGAVLVGATLIDRREGLYLSAFLVLLFAGSVVYVHGHRPRLTAVRSFSPPSVMVGEPALVHTRVTSKTDLETVTVWTEQVPAAFGRTPTGELPRGRWQPGRGYSADLEYELRSSRRGRYPIGPLWVTHGDPFGLVVAERAIAGSREISITPRVSVLANAGLANASGDGVRHELNHFAAHRADELIAREYRTGDSLRRVHWSQTARRGELMVRQEERQGDPEAAIVLDTALAGRGEANGATSDAHFERMVELAASLGVHLLDAGYQLSLIESATDAVSNADGASPYRISRFEPGAAPALLDTLAETQRHPVRDGYDATAGLGTVIRRTGKVMPVFAVLGHVSPTGARRLAAMKINAAPAVAFITQDERQLRNADSTEAQVLGDAGWRTAQLTERTPVVEAWSLVAFGAAGGQTGKGGRDRVGN
- a CDS encoding transglutaminaseTgpA domain-containing protein, with amino-acid sequence MSGTKTAPRRPAAPQPATATGRQPGRGQAARRRTGGDLWPMSLATLLVYTVAISTLSPLLSGASWWLSIAMLGVVILCSAATARALGARTGIGWLVGVVVWLAMLVLFFAPDTALALVVPTWDTVETFRELTSDGFRSISRQGTPANADVGILFVLAVGAGAFALLSDLLAIVSRMPALVGIPVVAIALVPGFVIGEVNLVALALCAAAYLVLLAADTRVRQSAARHPKGMLGIGAFAVIGALLAAAVAPGYNGESLFQATGGSTFGRGVSPLVDLGKDLRRPGGARQFTYTTTTDESLYFRLLTLDQFDGTTWSSSRSSERVVNEPDLMVEVPGLSSDVATEPTTTTVDVAAMVAPWVPVPFPSVRVAGLSGRWSWDVDGLTLSSRLSSASGQTYIAESVLIKPTREQLIAAPGDYPDNVSRFLELPDDIPPIITDTAAQIAGQSTNGFDRAFALQQYLRSTDFTYSIEAPVDDGYDGDGFDVIARFLEKKSGYCVHYASAMAIMARVLGIPARVSLGYLPGDRVGSVGERRNYAVATDDLHSWPELYFTGIGWVPFEPTPGRGFVPDYAVSVATGSPTANPNDLDSGNRNAQERAPVEQAPTTPAGSAQADSAPPVGIIAALGAVILAIVGFPGVARGLRRRRRFRALRAGRAGPIDAWQEVSETALDFGIGANVTETPRGFAAQLTRSVALTGSDAEALDRLLGSVERLRFSARADPSAGEALAADVERITRAMATASTLPVRLRATLAPASVLHPTPSRRSAGVPRSL
- a CDS encoding AAA family ATPase gives rise to the protein MTSFPTSATDGQATAVEETPGFDIGEAHRVASDIIRNVESVIDGKHQVVRTALTVLLAEGHLLIEDVPGVGKTMLAKALARSITATVSRIQFTPDLLPSDVTGISVYNQAERRFEFKPGAVFANIVIGDEINRASPKTQSALLECMEERQVTVDGTTYHLATPFTVIATQNPIEMEGTYALPEAQRDRFMARISMGYPDESAELSMLASRNVTNPLADLEPVVSAAAVQRLMASVREVYVSDAVKEYAVRILRATREHPDIRLGGSPRATLQLVRAAKSFALVEGRDFVLPDDIDALANAVLGHRLMPTSRALGNHQHTDELIRDIIDGIVDETAVPPSRNTGT
- the mutM gene encoding bifunctional DNA-formamidopyrimidine glycosylase/DNA-(apurinic or apyrimidinic site) lyase is translated as MPELPEVEVVRAGLEPAVTRALITSVDVLDARSLKRHPAASGVFVDLLEGRRILAATRRGKFLWFPLDDDTALVTHLGMSGQMLLRSPGTDDRLTRIRIGIESPDHGELLVNFVDQRIFGGMAVDTLLPTPDGRPGGFSGAAQGPARVPSQVAHIARDPLDEAFDDAGFLERLGRKGTGVKRALLDQTLISGIGNIYADEALWAAKIHYEQPASSLSKRRAGLLLAEVRAVLEKALAEGGTSFDAQYVNVNGASGYFAHSLNAYGRQGQPCPRCGTPLRREKFMNRSSHFCPRCQRRR
- the rpmF gene encoding 50S ribosomal protein L32 — translated: MAVPKRKMSRASTRARRAQWKAEAPTLVKTVENGKVTYSLPHRAKVVEDSAGTALFMEYKGRKVADV